From the Flavobacterium galactosidilyticum genome, one window contains:
- a CDS encoding rhomboid family intramembrane serine protease — MRNVTETVKQLIIINVLFFVGTLALGDVAYKYLALYFPENPLFQFWQPISHMFMHGGYMHIFFNMFALYSFGSALESIWGSKKFLFFYISCGLGAALLHTAVNYYYFEGGLNTLMANGFSKQEVLQLLSEGKINTKWQELLSVSDFKNFTEAYMVTAVGASGAIYGTIVAFAFMFPNAELALMFIPVPIKAKYFVPGIVLVDLYLGISGQSIFGGGGIAHFAHVGGAFFGFLIMWYWKKNQFNENRWN; from the coding sequence ATGAGAAACGTAACTGAAACCGTAAAACAATTAATTATTATTAATGTATTGTTTTTTGTGGGAACATTAGCATTAGGCGATGTCGCTTACAAATATTTAGCGCTGTATTTTCCGGAGAATCCTTTATTTCAATTCTGGCAACCTATTTCACACATGTTTATGCACGGTGGATATATGCATATTTTCTTCAATATGTTTGCATTATATTCTTTTGGATCTGCATTGGAAAGTATTTGGGGAAGTAAGAAATTCTTATTCTTTTATATTTCGTGTGGACTAGGAGCAGCTTTGTTGCACACGGCTGTAAATTACTATTATTTTGAAGGTGGTTTGAATACACTTATGGCGAACGGTTTCTCTAAACAAGAGGTTCTACAACTTTTGAGTGAGGGTAAAATAAATACCAAATGGCAAGAATTGCTATCGGTTTCTGATTTTAAAAATTTTACTGAAGCTTACATGGTTACTGCGGTAGGAGCATCAGGAGCTATTTATGGAACTATTGTAGCTTTTGCTTTTATGTTTCCTAATGCTGAGTTAGCTTTGATGTTTATTCCGGTGCCAATTAAGGCTAAATATTTTGTTCCAGGCATCGTTCTAGTCGATTTGTATTTAGGAATTTCAGGTCAATCTATTTTTGGAGGTGGCGGAATTGCTCATTTTGCTCACGTTGGTGGTGCTTTTTTTGGATTCCTTATTATGTGGTATTGGAAGAAAAACCAATTCAATGAAAATCGTTGGAATTAA
- a CDS encoding tetratricopeptide repeat protein, translating to MATFNKRGYKAPKEKEVKDDAVTATVIDEKDSTTAEVFSKLDETASMTEDWVAKNQKIIIGLVAAAAIITIGYLAYQRFIAAPKQEDAANEMFLAQQNFQKATDGVASDSLYKLSLNGSEGKFGFLKIADEYSGTDAGNLANYYAGIAYLNTGKYTEAIDYLKKFKSDDIVLGALAEGAIGDAYSQKKQAKEALDSYVKAANMNKNDFTTPRFLLKAGKTALALGNKSDALKYFTDIKDNYDGSPEGASIDVLIGSAQ from the coding sequence ATGGCAACGTTCAATAAACGAGGATATAAAGCACCAAAAGAAAAAGAAGTTAAAGATGACGCAGTTACAGCTACTGTAATTGATGAAAAAGATAGCACAACTGCTGAAGTTTTTTCTAAATTAGACGAAACTGCTTCAATGACTGAGGACTGGGTTGCTAAAAACCAAAAGATTATTATTGGATTAGTAGCTGCTGCTGCTATTATTACTATTGGTTATTTAGCGTATCAACGTTTTATTGCTGCTCCAAAACAAGAGGATGCCGCTAACGAAATGTTTCTTGCTCAACAAAATTTCCAAAAAGCAACTGATGGTGTAGCTAGCGATTCATTATATAAATTGTCTTTGAACGGTTCTGAAGGTAAATTTGGATTTTTGAAAATTGCTGATGAATATTCAGGTACTGATGCTGGAAATTTAGCTAACTACTATGCCGGTATCGCTTACTTAAATACTGGAAAATATACTGAAGCTATTGATTATTTGAAGAAATTCAAATCAGATGACATCGTTTTAGGTGCATTGGCAGAAGGAGCAATTGGAGATGCTTACTCACAAAAAAAACAAGCTAAAGAAGCTTTAGATAGTTATGTGAAAGCAGCTAATATGAATAAAAATGATTTTACTACGCCTCGTTTTTTATTGAAAGCGGGTAAAACAGCTTTAGCATTGGGAAATAAATCAGACGCTTTAAAATATTTTACAGATATTAAAGATAATTATGATGGTTCGCCAGAAGGAGCGTCAATTGACGTTCTTATTGGATCAGCTCAGTAG
- a CDS encoding rhomboid family intramembrane serine protease: MNIIDDLKLQYKVGGIVIKLIFWNVALFVIPWLIFSILSLVGITIDYMQYVSLSSNPALLIWKPWSLLTYAFFHTGIMHILFNLIVLNFAGRLFMTYFTGKQLVGLYFLSAIFAGIVYISIFYILNISAPIIGASAAIMAILVATTTYNPLMELRLFIIGNVKLWHVAAVIILVDLMQLRSENMGGHISHLAGAFFGFIFIKLLQNGTDLSKIVSSFLDFFTNLFRKQKATPFKKVHKNYNKPLEKSVSKIITKDKSQQQIDEILDKISQSGYDSLNKEEKEFLFRVGK; encoded by the coding sequence ATGAATATAATTGATGACTTAAAATTGCAGTATAAAGTTGGGGGAATAGTGATAAAGCTCATCTTCTGGAATGTGGCGTTATTTGTAATTCCTTGGTTAATTTTCTCAATTTTGTCGTTGGTAGGAATTACTATCGATTATATGCAATACGTAAGTTTGTCATCAAATCCAGCGTTGTTAATTTGGAAACCATGGTCATTACTCACTTATGCTTTTTTTCATACCGGAATTATGCACATTCTTTTTAATTTGATTGTTCTGAATTTTGCTGGTCGATTGTTTATGACTTATTTTACAGGTAAGCAGTTAGTAGGCTTGTATTTTTTGAGTGCTATTTTTGCGGGAATTGTTTATATTTCTATATTTTATATTTTAAATATTAGTGCTCCTATAATAGGTGCTTCAGCGGCGATTATGGCCATTTTAGTGGCTACAACAACATACAATCCACTGATGGAACTTCGTTTGTTTATTATCGGAAATGTAAAGTTGTGGCATGTAGCTGCGGTAATTATACTAGTTGACTTAATGCAATTGCGATCCGAAAACATGGGCGGGCATATTTCGCATCTTGCCGGAGCATTTTTTGGTTTTATATTTATTAAATTGCTTCAAAATGGAACTGATTTAAGTAAAATTGTTTCTTCATTTTTAGATTTTTTCACTAATTTGTTTCGAAAACAAAAGGCAACACCGTTCAAAAAAGTACACAAGAATTATAATAAGCCGCTTGAGAAAAGTGTTTCAAAAATAATTACGAAAGACAAATCGCAACAACAAATTGATGAGATTTTAGATAAAATTAGTCAGTCTGGGTACGATAGTTTAAATAAAGAAGAAAAAGAATTTCTATTCAGAGTAGGGAAGTAG
- the dapB gene encoding 4-hydroxy-tetrahydrodipicolinate reductase, producing the protein MKIALLGYGKMGQVIERIALERGHEIVLKKDENNTFEGLSIADVAIDFSVPMAAVENISSCFNANVPVVSGTTGWLEHYDEMAQLCMAKNGGFISSSNFSLGVNIFFEINEYLAKIMSKFNSYSVQMEEIHHTQKLDAPSGTAISLAKGVIENSAYKEWTLDNASAEQIHIETKRIGTVPGTHTVTYNSAVDAIEIKHTAHNREGFALGAVIAAEWIVGKQGIFTMKDVLEF; encoded by the coding sequence ATGAAAATTGCGCTTTTAGGATACGGAAAAATGGGTCAAGTAATTGAGCGAATAGCACTTGAAAGAGGTCACGAAATTGTTTTGAAAAAAGACGAAAACAACACCTTTGAAGGACTTTCAATTGCTGATGTCGCAATTGATTTCAGTGTTCCAATGGCTGCAGTAGAAAACATCTCTAGCTGTTTTAATGCTAACGTGCCGGTTGTATCTGGAACCACAGGATGGCTGGAGCATTACGACGAAATGGCACAATTGTGTATGGCTAAAAATGGTGGATTTATTTCTAGTTCTAATTTTAGTCTAGGCGTAAATATTTTCTTTGAAATCAACGAATATTTGGCAAAAATCATGTCTAAATTTAATTCTTATTCGGTGCAGATGGAAGAAATTCACCATACTCAGAAACTAGATGCACCAAGCGGAACAGCAATTTCCTTAGCGAAAGGTGTGATCGAAAATAGTGCCTATAAAGAATGGACATTAGATAACGCATCAGCTGAACAAATTCATATAGAAACAAAACGCATTGGAACTGTTCCGGGCACTCACACTGTAACTTATAATTCAGCTGTTGATGCTATCGAGATTAAACATACCGCGCACAATCGCGAAGGTTTTGCTCTAGGAGCTGTAATTGCAGCAGAATGGATTGTTGGAAAACAAGGAATTTTCACAATGAAAGATGTATTAGAGTTTTAA
- the lepB gene encoding signal peptidase I: MSAYQWFVFFLLLQIVHFLGTWKLYESAGRKRWEAAIPVYNAIVLMKIIKRPTWWTVLLFIPIINLIMFPVIWVETLRSFGKRSALDTFLGIVTLGFYIYYVNYTQKLEYVADRSLTPQNKTADTISSLLFAVIVATIVHTYFIQPYTIPTSSLEKSLLVGDFLFVSKMNYGARVPMTTIALPMVHDSIPLTKIKSYLTYPQLPYMRLPGIQNIDRTDIVVFNWPVDTVYKFYDTSKRRAYKPVDKKSNYVKRCVGIPGDTLSIRDGLIYIDGQLLQLPQRAKPQFSYKIALDGKTPVNLEYLFKDLDITDPAFFTNDTKRDTLFLNALTEDGAQKFRNTPGISSVTRQISKNVDNSVFPHINKWNRDNYGPIYIPEQGKTVPLTLETLPFYRAIISDYENNDLKVDGSVIKINGEVATTYTFAQNYYWMMGDNRHNSEDSRYWGFVPQNHIVGKPIFIWLSIDPNGKGINKIRWDRVFTTVSGDGQPQSYFKLFLLGLVIFFVGEYFWKKRKQAKV; the protein is encoded by the coding sequence ATGTCAGCATATCAGTGGTTTGTATTTTTTCTACTTCTTCAAATTGTTCACTTTTTAGGTACTTGGAAATTGTATGAAAGTGCTGGAAGGAAACGTTGGGAAGCAGCAATTCCCGTTTACAACGCAATTGTATTAATGAAAATAATAAAACGTCCTACTTGGTGGACCGTTTTACTATTTATTCCAATTATCAACTTGATTATGTTCCCCGTTATCTGGGTTGAAACGTTACGCAGCTTTGGAAAACGATCTGCCTTAGATACCTTTTTAGGAATTGTAACTCTTGGATTTTACATTTACTATGTGAACTACACACAAAAACTAGAATATGTAGCAGACAGAAGCCTAACTCCTCAAAACAAGACTGCTGACACTATTAGTTCATTACTTTTTGCAGTAATTGTTGCAACTATTGTGCACACCTATTTTATACAACCGTACACAATTCCTACCTCTTCATTAGAAAAATCTTTATTAGTAGGTGACTTTTTATTTGTAAGTAAAATGAATTACGGGGCAAGAGTTCCTATGACAACTATAGCACTCCCAATGGTTCATGACTCTATTCCTTTAACTAAAATAAAATCCTATCTTACCTACCCACAACTACCCTACATGAGATTGCCGGGAATTCAAAATATTGATAGAACAGATATTGTTGTGTTCAACTGGCCTGTTGATACCGTTTACAAGTTTTATGACACATCAAAAAGACGCGCTTACAAACCTGTTGATAAAAAATCAAATTATGTAAAAAGATGCGTAGGTATTCCAGGCGACACCTTATCCATTAGAGATGGCTTAATTTACATCGATGGGCAATTATTACAATTACCACAAAGAGCAAAACCTCAGTTTTCTTATAAAATTGCACTTGATGGTAAAACTCCTGTAAATCTTGAATATTTATTTAAAGATTTAGACATTACAGATCCAGCTTTTTTTACAAATGACACAAAAAGAGATACGCTTTTCTTAAATGCTTTAACGGAAGATGGAGCTCAAAAATTCAGAAACACACCTGGAATTTCTTCTGTAACAAGACAAATCAGTAAGAATGTTGATAATAGTGTTTTCCCACATATCAACAAATGGAATCGCGATAATTATGGCCCGATATATATTCCAGAGCAAGGAAAAACAGTTCCATTAACGTTAGAAACATTGCCCTTTTACAGAGCCATAATATCAGATTACGAGAATAACGATTTAAAGGTAGATGGATCGGTAATTAAAATTAATGGCGAAGTAGCTACTACTTATACATTTGCTCAAAATTACTATTGGATGATGGGAGACAACCGTCACAACTCTGAAGATAGCCGTTATTGGGGGTTTGTGCCTCAAAACCATATTGTAGGAAAACCAATTTTTATTTGGTTAAGTATTGATCCTAACGGAAAAGGTATAAACAAAATTCGTTGGGATAGAGTTTTTACTACCGTTAGCGGTGACGGTCAACCGCAATCTTATTTTAAATTATTCTTACTGGGTCTAGTCATTTTCTTTGTAGGTGAATATTTTTGGAAAAAAAGAAAACAGGCAAAAGTGTAA
- a CDS encoding endonuclease/exonuclease/phosphatase family protein, with amino-acid sequence MKNLSWFNKVMFFLNILLILVTVVAYVLPFLAPKSFPLLSVLTLFMPLFFVLNALLFIYWAFQFKKQLIVSGLVLLLGITFINKFYKFSVPNFPKEEKDFTVMSYNVRLLNVFKWIDRDDVPLDIVGFINDKNPDILCIQEYAPSANIDLKVYPHRYIFTTGIKIKSGQAIFSKFPIINEGNIIFPNSNNNVVFVDIKKGKDIIRVYNMHLQSIKISPDVNEIDENIDVIDQQKSQKLFLRISKAFKQQQQQAEIFRKHKMECTYPIIICGDMNNSAFSYVYRSIKGNMKDTFEEAGSGFGATYKFRYYPARIDYIFADEKMIVKNFESFPDFVNSDHFPVLARLSYE; translated from the coding sequence ATGAAAAATCTGTCATGGTTTAATAAAGTAATGTTTTTTTTGAATATCTTACTTATTCTCGTGACTGTAGTTGCTTATGTTTTACCTTTTTTAGCGCCTAAATCATTTCCGCTCTTATCAGTTCTTACGCTGTTCATGCCGCTTTTTTTTGTTCTTAATGCATTGTTGTTTATCTATTGGGCATTTCAGTTCAAGAAGCAGTTGATTGTTTCTGGTTTGGTTTTGCTGTTAGGAATTACATTTATAAATAAATTCTACAAATTCTCTGTTCCAAATTTCCCTAAAGAAGAAAAAGATTTCACGGTAATGAGCTATAATGTCCGTTTGCTGAATGTATTCAAATGGATTGATAGAGATGACGTGCCTTTGGATATTGTGGGATTCATAAATGATAAGAATCCAGATATATTGTGTATACAGGAATATGCGCCTTCTGCTAATATTGATTTAAAAGTATATCCACATCGTTACATTTTTACAACGGGTATTAAGATTAAATCTGGTCAAGCTATTTTTTCTAAATTTCCCATTATAAATGAGGGTAATATTATTTTCCCTAACTCTAATAACAATGTTGTTTTTGTAGATATCAAAAAGGGTAAAGACATTATTAGAGTTTATAATATGCACTTGCAATCCATTAAAATTTCGCCTGATGTCAATGAGATTGACGAAAATATTGACGTCATAGATCAGCAAAAATCACAAAAGCTTTTTTTACGTATCAGTAAAGCATTCAAGCAGCAACAGCAACAAGCAGAGATTTTTCGTAAGCATAAAATGGAATGTACGTATCCAATTATAATATGCGGAGATATGAATAATAGCGCGTTCTCGTATGTGTACCGAAGTATTAAAGGGAATATGAAAGATACTTTTGAAGAGGCTGGAAGTGGCTTTGGAGCTACTTACAAATTCAGGTATTATCCTGCACGTATCGATTATATTTTTGCTGATGAAAAAATGATTGTCAAAAACTTTGAGAGTTTTCCGGATTTTGTTAACTCAGACCACTTTCCAGTTTTAGCTAGATTATCGTACGAATAG
- the recF gene encoding DNA replication/repair protein RecF (All proteins in this family for which functions are known are DNA-binding proteins that assist the filamentation of RecA onto DNA for the initiation of recombination or recombinational repair.): MYLKNISLFNYKNFSEANFNFDNKINCFVGKNGIGKTNVLDAIYHLSYGKSYFNPLAVQNIKHGEEFFVIDATFEKNDRSEQIVCSLKKGQKKILKRNGKSYEKFSDHIGFIPLVIISPADRDLIVEGSETRRKFMDSVISQLDSHYLQQLIQYQKVMSQRNALLKYFALNHVFENDTLSIYNEQLNVFGNYIFEKRNEFIEKFIPIFNKHHQTITGSQETVQLVYESHLFDKDLLTLLQENINKDRALHYTSVGIHKDDLAFQIDHHPIKKFGSQGQQKTYLIALKLAQFEFLKKQSGVKPILLFDDIFDKLDESRVAKIIEMVNSDTFGQLFISDTHPERTEAILKSTHQTYKIFNL; encoded by the coding sequence ATGTATTTAAAAAACATTTCGCTCTTTAACTATAAAAATTTCTCAGAAGCAAATTTTAATTTTGACAACAAAATAAACTGTTTTGTAGGCAAAAACGGAATTGGAAAGACAAATGTTCTTGACGCAATCTATCATTTGTCGTACGGAAAAAGCTATTTCAACCCCTTAGCTGTTCAGAATATCAAACATGGTGAGGAGTTTTTCGTGATTGATGCTACTTTCGAAAAAAATGACAGAAGTGAACAAATAGTCTGTAGTTTAAAAAAGGGGCAAAAAAAAATATTGAAACGCAATGGGAAATCCTACGAAAAATTCTCAGATCATATTGGTTTTATTCCTTTAGTTATAATTTCCCCAGCCGACAGAGATTTGATTGTAGAAGGAAGCGAAACCAGAAGAAAATTTATGGATAGCGTGATTTCACAATTGGATTCACACTACTTACAGCAACTCATTCAATATCAAAAAGTAATGAGTCAACGCAATGCATTACTAAAGTATTTTGCTTTAAATCATGTTTTTGAAAACGACACTTTATCTATATATAATGAGCAGCTAAATGTTTTTGGGAACTATATTTTCGAAAAAAGGAACGAATTTATCGAAAAGTTCATTCCTATCTTCAACAAACATCATCAAACGATAACGGGTTCGCAGGAAACGGTCCAATTAGTATATGAAAGCCATTTGTTCGACAAAGATTTACTGACACTTTTACAAGAAAACATTAATAAAGATCGCGCGCTGCATTATACAAGCGTGGGAATTCACAAAGATGATTTAGCTTTTCAAATTGATCATCATCCAATAAAGAAATTTGGCTCCCAAGGACAACAAAAAACCTATTTAATTGCTTTAAAATTAGCGCAATTTGAATTTCTAAAAAAGCAAAGTGGCGTGAAACCAATTTTACTATTTGATGATATTTTCGATAAATTAGACGAAAGTCGGGTAGCCAAAATAATAGAAATGGTAAACAGCGACACCTTTGGTCAACTTTTTATTTCAGATACTCATCCTGAACGAACAGAAGCGATTTTAAAATCGACGCATCAAACCTATAAGATATTCAATTTATAA
- a CDS encoding WbqC family protein, protein MDTLLHPTYFPSISHFVVMAQSENITFEIEDNFQKQTNRNRTYIYSPNGIQLLNIPIKHSKENRQKTKDIRIETDFDWQKQHFKSFEAAYRSSPFFEFFEDDLRPVFEKKHEFLLDLNFEALEIVFKCLRMKVECNRTTEYFHEVDHNTTSDFRHLVEGKKDTSEFGKYTQVFDDKFGFINNLSVLDLLFNEGKYAMDYLREQTILVK, encoded by the coding sequence ATGGATACTTTATTACATCCCACCTATTTCCCATCAATTAGTCATTTTGTAGTGATGGCTCAATCGGAGAATATAACGTTTGAAATAGAGGATAATTTTCAAAAACAAACTAATAGGAATCGCACATACATCTACAGTCCAAACGGAATTCAACTGTTAAATATTCCAATAAAACACTCGAAAGAAAATCGTCAGAAAACCAAAGATATCAGAATTGAAACTGATTTTGACTGGCAAAAACAGCATTTCAAATCTTTTGAAGCTGCCTACCGTAGTTCGCCTTTTTTTGAATTTTTTGAAGATGACCTAAGACCTGTTTTCGAAAAGAAACATGAATTTCTATTAGATTTGAATTTTGAAGCATTGGAAATAGTCTTTAAATGCTTACGCATGAAAGTGGAATGCAACAGAACTACGGAGTATTTTCATGAAGTTGATCACAATACAACCAGCGACTTTAGACATCTAGTTGAAGGAAAAAAAGACACTTCAGAATTTGGAAAATATACTCAAGTTTTTGATGACAAATTTGGTTTCATCAATAATCTTAGTGTTTTAGATTTGCTTTTTAACGAAGGCAAATACGCAATGGATTATTTGAGAGAACAAACAATACTAGTAAAGTAG
- the ribH gene encoding 6,7-dimethyl-8-ribityllumazine synthase translates to MATVNKNLSVYDKNSIPSAKNFRFGIVVSEWNDSITEGLYKGAIEAFLENQVPAHHIIRWNVPGSFELIYGSKKMLQTQNVDAVIAIGCVIQGQTKHFDFVCEGVTQGIKDLNVQTDIPVIFCVLTDNTMQQSIDRSGGIHGNKGTEAAIAAIKMAFIRQQASLSHQIDNQHLLSSGPLQIEEGGPLELKE, encoded by the coding sequence ATGGCTACTGTAAATAAAAATTTATCTGTGTACGATAAAAATTCAATTCCAAGTGCGAAAAATTTTCGTTTTGGGATTGTTGTTTCAGAATGGAATGATTCAATTACTGAAGGACTTTACAAAGGTGCTATTGAGGCATTTCTAGAAAATCAAGTTCCAGCACATCATATTATTCGTTGGAATGTTCCTGGAAGTTTTGAATTGATATATGGTTCTAAAAAAATGTTGCAGACTCAAAATGTTGATGCTGTTATAGCCATTGGATGTGTGATTCAAGGACAAACAAAACATTTTGATTTTGTATGTGAAGGCGTGACTCAAGGAATTAAGGATTTGAACGTACAGACTGATATTCCTGTTATTTTTTGTGTTTTGACTGATAATACGATGCAACAATCCATTGATAGAAGCGGTGGTATTCATGGAAATAAAGGAACAGAAGCAGCAATTGCAGCTATAAAAATGGCCTTTATTCGTCAGCAAGCATCATTATCGCACCAAATAGATAATCAACACTTGTTGTCTTCAGGACCTCTTCAGATTGAAGAAGGAGGGCCTTTAGAATTAAAAGAATAA
- the mutL gene encoding DNA mismatch repair endonuclease MutL, with the protein MSSIIQLLPDHVANQIAAGEVVQRPASVVKELLENAVDARATDIKLIIKDAGKALVQVIDNGLGMNVTDARMCFERHATSKIRQAEDLFSLHTKGFRGEALASIAAIAHVEMKTKQDQEELGIHIVVEGSKFVSQDAAVLPKGTSFAVKNLFFNIPARRNFLKSDTVEYRHVIDEFQRVALAHPKIHFTFYHNGSEMFNLAPSTLRQRIVAVFSGKTNEKLIPVQEETEIVTIDGFVSKPEFAKKSRGEQFFFVNDRFIKSGYLHHAVMAAYDGILKDGTQPSYFLNLTLPPNTIDINIHPTKTEIKFDDEQALYAILRASIKHSLGQFNVAPVLDFDRDSNLDTPYHYKDLNGSTPTIQIDGNFNPFSEEKPSKQFSTYKKTESTANWESLYVGLKHEPQEIENLTFENEEMTSSLFNDEEVEHSVHKTYQIHKKYIISSIKSGMVIVDQQRAHQRVLYEQFLVNMTVHQASSQQLLFPLNLFYSTTEMELIAGLQLSLRNTGFVFEENNADHIVISGIPVNVTESEVSIIFEQLLSDLQDGIPESSFSQNDTIAKSMAKSLAVKTGTHLTEKEQENLVNGLFACKDPNVSPFHKPTFITMRVEDLDKKFAI; encoded by the coding sequence ATGTCGAGTATTATTCAGTTACTTCCTGATCATGTTGCGAATCAAATCGCTGCTGGTGAAGTGGTTCAAAGACCCGCATCAGTGGTTAAAGAATTGCTAGAAAATGCAGTTGATGCAAGGGCAACAGATATTAAGCTAATTATCAAAGATGCCGGAAAAGCATTAGTACAAGTAATTGATAACGGTTTAGGGATGAACGTTACCGATGCACGCATGTGTTTTGAACGTCACGCCACATCTAAAATTCGTCAAGCCGAAGATTTATTTTCTTTACATACCAAAGGTTTTCGAGGTGAAGCATTGGCTTCTATAGCGGCAATTGCTCACGTGGAAATGAAAACTAAGCAGGATCAAGAAGAACTTGGAATACACATCGTTGTTGAAGGTAGTAAGTTTGTATCGCAAGATGCAGCGGTTTTGCCAAAAGGCACCTCATTTGCAGTCAAAAATTTATTCTTTAATATTCCCGCACGACGAAATTTCTTAAAATCGGATACGGTAGAATATCGCCATGTTATTGATGAGTTTCAGCGAGTAGCTTTGGCACACCCAAAAATCCATTTTACATTTTATCACAATGGGAGCGAAATGTTCAATTTGGCTCCTTCTACATTGCGTCAAAGAATTGTTGCAGTTTTTTCTGGTAAAACCAATGAAAAACTAATACCAGTTCAAGAGGAAACCGAAATAGTAACTATCGATGGATTTGTAAGTAAGCCTGAATTTGCTAAAAAAAGTCGTGGTGAACAGTTTTTCTTTGTCAATGATCGTTTTATAAAAAGTGGTTATTTGCACCATGCTGTAATGGCTGCTTATGACGGAATTTTAAAAGATGGTACTCAGCCTAGTTACTTTTTGAATTTAACGCTGCCACCTAATACCATTGATATCAATATTCATCCAACTAAAACAGAGATAAAGTTTGACGACGAACAAGCTTTGTATGCTATTTTGAGAGCTTCAATTAAGCATAGTTTAGGTCAGTTTAATGTTGCTCCTGTTTTAGATTTTGATCGCGATTCAAATTTAGATACGCCATATCATTATAAAGATTTAAATGGGTCCACACCTACAATTCAGATAGATGGAAACTTTAATCCGTTTTCTGAAGAGAAGCCTAGCAAGCAGTTTTCTACTTATAAAAAAACAGAATCAACTGCAAATTGGGAAAGTTTGTATGTGGGACTAAAGCACGAACCGCAAGAAATAGAAAATCTTACTTTTGAAAATGAAGAGATGACTTCGTCTTTATTTAATGACGAAGAAGTGGAACATTCAGTTCATAAGACCTATCAAATTCATAAAAAATACATTATTTCTTCAATAAAATCAGGAATGGTAATCGTAGATCAGCAGCGCGCTCATCAGCGTGTTTTGTATGAGCAGTTTTTAGTTAATATGACTGTGCATCAAGCTTCTAGTCAACAATTGTTATTTCCGTTAAATTTGTTTTATTCGACCACCGAAATGGAACTGATAGCTGGATTACAACTTTCACTAAGGAATACTGGTTTTGTTTTTGAAGAAAATAACGCTGACCATATTGTTATTTCAGGAATTCCTGTTAATGTAACTGAAAGTGAAGTTTCTATTATTTTCGAACAACTATTAAGTGATTTACAAGATGGAATTCCAGAAAGTAGTTTTAGTCAAAATGACACTATAGCAAAATCGATGGCGAAGAGTTTAGCCGTAAAAACTGGAACTCACTTAACAGAAAAAGAACAAGAAAATTTGGTGAATGGACTTTTTGCGTGCAAAGATCCCAACGTATCACCATTTCACAAACCCACTTTCATCACGATGCGTGTGGAAGATTTAGATAAAAAATTTGCAATATGA